In one Lycium barbarum isolate Lr01 chromosome 7, ASM1917538v2, whole genome shotgun sequence genomic region, the following are encoded:
- the LOC132602127 gene encoding uncharacterized protein LOC132602127 → MGVRVYVELKRENRVFGMYPMCVSIHDLDVEDGVTGNRIIGDDVLQIGYSENRDGMKVCDSTVNAVVLFGNDNNLVISKPEAKGVFVDQIYQDKETLKIMMTKYAIRERFNFKTERSNAISYTLACWSPECKWKFRASRIGDSEMFRVRAFDDEHTCPLKDKVYSQRQATSWFIGEAVVKAKITNHKRKVTPGDIIDDVKNEFGVDVSYMMAWRAREKAIKDFRGDPAHSYKKLPAYIYILDKTYPGSLVKMHKSPENEFMYLFVALKAFIKGFECCRPIVVVDGAHLKSTYNGTFVSASTLDGAGMCNSIL, encoded by the exons ATGGGAGTTCGTGTGTACGTTGAGCTTAAGAGAGAAAACAGAGTTTTTGGGATGTATCCAATGTGCGTTAGTATTCATGATTtggatgttgaggatggtgtaacTGGTAATCGTATTATTGGAGATGATGTGCTGCAAATTGGATATAGCGAGAATCGGGATGGTATGAAAGTTTGTGATTCTACTGTAAACGCTGTTGTTTTGTTTGGGAATGATAACAATTTGGTAATTTCGAAACCGGAAGCGAAAGGAGTTTTTGTCGATCAAATTTACCAGGATAAGGAAACTTTGAAAATTATGATGACGAAATACGCAATTCGTGAAAGATTCAATTTCAAAACAGAGAGATCGAATGCTATAAG CTACACTCTGGCATGTTGGTCGCCGGAATGTAAATGGAAATTCAGAGCGTCGAGAATTGGGGATTCTGAAATGTTCAGGGTTAGAGCTTTCGATGACGAACATACATGTCCGTTGAAGGACAAGGTGTATTCACAAAGGCAGGCAACAAGTTGGTTTATTGGAGAAGCGGTTGTGAAGGCGAAAATAACTAACCATAAAAGGAAGGTCACACCTGGGGATATAATAGATGATGTTAAGAATGAATTCGGCGTAGATGTTTCTTATATGATGGCATGGAGAGCTAGAGAGAAGGCTATAAAAGATTTCAGAGGTGATCCAGCTCATTCATACAAGAAGTTGccggcatatatatacatacttgataaaacgtatcctggatcgctcgttaaaatgcataaatcaccagaaaatgagtttatgtatttgtttgtagcactcaaagcattcataaagggattcgagtgttgtagaccaatagttgtagtggatggtgcacatcttaaatcaacgtataatggtacatttgtgtcggcaagtactttggatggagcaggtatgtgtaattctattctatga
- the LOC132602128 gene encoding uncharacterized protein LOC132602128 → MRRYQEMLSINEYKSIRMRVEASTEYVYTVNDGPRRFIIDLKKKTCSCRMFQLDEIPCSHAWAVLKNKNLTADVYCSDLFKPETVVNTYDVPVDPLPDETEWNVPKSILDEVVMPPIYKRPPGRPKKKRDKPLQELMIGKRRNSCGKCGRLGHNRRSCDNPPLNKKNK, encoded by the exons atgaggcggtatcaagagatgttgtcgatcaacgagtacaaatcaatacgaatgagg GTTGAAGCGTCAACTGAATATGTTTACACAGTGAATGATGGACCGAGGCGTTTCATAAtagatttgaagaagaaaacttgCAGCTGCAGGATGTTCCAACTGGACGAGATACCGTGTTCTCATGCATGGGCAGTATTGAAGAATAAAAATTTGACTGCTGATGTATATTGTTCGGATTTATTCAAGCCGGAAACAGTTGTGAACACATATGATGTGCCAGTTGATCCTCTTCCCGATGAGACCGAGTGGAATGTTCCTAAAAGTATATTAGATGAAGTTGTTATGCCACCGATCTATAAGAGACCCCCTGGGAGGCCAAAAAAGAAGAGGGACAAGCCATTACAGGAGTTGATGATTGGTAAACGCAGAAATTCCTGCGGTAAATGTGGACGTCTTGGTCATAATAGGCGTTCGTGTGATAATCCGCCGCTcaataagaagaataaataa